A region from the Catellatospora sp. TT07R-123 genome encodes:
- a CDS encoding aminotransferase class V-fold PLP-dependent enzyme, which produces MAWTGETAVSRRLVLGATAAAGAVALGGVAACDDDPPKPTERGGVPPLDPQDWDGVRAHFALDPAVAHFDAFVFASPPAAVRAAIENHRTQLDRDPLTYLHANEVARDAQITQEAARYLGGSGELYLTDSTTMGLGLLYGGLVLRPGDEVLTTEHDFYSTHESLRLRALRDGVKVRRVRLYQDPAAAGIDEIVAALVAGVTPKTRIVAVTWVHSSTGVRLPIREIATALAGLNRDRAPQDRALLCVDGVHGFGAVDAGPAELGCDFLVSGCHKWLFGPRGTGMVWGSEAAWQRFQPVIPPFDNASIGAWLGFGPGPAGRVPPSPGGYHAFEHRWALREAFAFHNALGRDRVAARTAQLAAALKAGLAELPGVRLITPRSPRVSAGLVCCELAGTTPEAAVRALRTSGIAASATPYNPSYLRLGTSIVNSPAEVDRAVAAVRALS; this is translated from the coding sequence ATGGCGTGGACGGGGGAGACGGCGGTCAGCCGGCGGCTGGTGCTCGGTGCGACGGCGGCGGCGGGCGCAGTGGCGTTGGGCGGGGTCGCGGCCTGCGACGACGACCCTCCGAAGCCGACGGAGCGCGGCGGGGTGCCGCCGCTGGACCCGCAGGACTGGGACGGCGTACGAGCCCACTTCGCGCTCGACCCCGCCGTCGCGCACTTCGACGCGTTCGTCTTCGCCAGCCCGCCCGCCGCAGTCCGCGCCGCGATCGAGAACCACCGCACCCAGCTGGACCGCGACCCGCTGACCTACCTGCACGCCAACGAGGTCGCCCGCGACGCCCAGATCACCCAGGAGGCGGCGCGATATCTCGGCGGCAGCGGCGAGCTGTACCTCACCGACTCGACCACGATGGGCCTCGGCCTGCTCTACGGCGGCCTGGTGCTGCGGCCGGGCGACGAGGTGCTCACCACCGAGCACGACTTCTACTCCACCCACGAGTCGCTGCGGCTGCGCGCCCTGCGCGACGGGGTGAAGGTGCGCCGGGTGCGCCTCTACCAGGATCCGGCTGCGGCAGGCATCGACGAGATCGTCGCCGCCCTGGTCGCCGGAGTCACCCCGAAGACCCGGATCGTGGCGGTGACCTGGGTGCACTCCAGCACCGGCGTACGCCTGCCGATCCGGGAGATCGCCACCGCGCTGGCCGGGCTCAACCGCGACCGCGCCCCGCAGGACCGGGCGCTGCTGTGCGTCGACGGGGTGCACGGGTTCGGCGCCGTCGACGCGGGCCCGGCCGAGCTGGGCTGCGACTTCCTGGTCTCCGGCTGCCACAAGTGGCTGTTCGGGCCGCGCGGCACCGGCATGGTCTGGGGCAGCGAGGCCGCCTGGCAGCGGTTCCAGCCGGTGATCCCGCCGTTCGACAACGCCAGCATCGGCGCCTGGCTCGGGTTCGGGCCGGGTCCGGCGGGAAGGGTGCCGCCGTCGCCGGGCGGCTACCACGCGTTCGAGCACCGCTGGGCGCTGCGCGAGGCGTTCGCGTTCCACAACGCGCTGGGCCGCGACCGGGTCGCGGCGCGCACCGCGCAGCTGGCGGCCGCGCTCAAGGCGGGCCTGGCCGAGCTGCCGGGAGTACGGCTGATCACGCCGCGCTCGCCCCGCGTGTCGGCGGGGCTGGTCTGCTGCGAGCTCGCGGGCACCACCCCTGAGGCGGCGGTACGCGCGCTGCGCACCAGCGGCATCGCGGCCAGCGCGACCCCGTACAACCCGTCCTATCTGCGGCTGGGCACCAGTATCGTGAACAGCCCGGCGGAGGTCGACCGGGCGGTGGCGGCGGTGCGGGCGCTCAGCTGA
- a CDS encoding iron ABC transporter permease: MSVRTAGLRAGWLAAGVGAVVVALVAGVAFGPVSLPPGSVAIELLNLIPGVRLNSGLNPREIAIITELRLPRAVLGLLVGAMLALAGGCYQGVFRNPLADPYLLGVAAGAGLGATMAIAYDNRALLAPAAFLGAGGAVLVTYLLGMAGGRDRSSATLILAGVAVSSFLAAIQTYLLQRNVDTIREVYSWLLGRLATDGWQEVRLLLPYALVTGVVVLALRRELDVLSVGDDEAAGLGLHPQRSRLILLAAASLGTAAAVAVSGLIGFVGIIVPHVVRLLAGGSYRSILPLSLLFGAAFLTLCDLAARTLIAPGELPIGVVTAFFGAPFFVLVLRTTRRVSL; encoded by the coding sequence GTGAGTGTGCGGACTGCGGGGTTGCGGGCGGGGTGGCTGGCGGCGGGGGTCGGCGCCGTGGTCGTCGCGCTGGTGGCGGGGGTGGCGTTCGGGCCGGTGTCGCTGCCGCCCGGGTCGGTCGCGATCGAGCTGCTCAACCTCATCCCGGGGGTACGGCTGAACTCCGGGCTCAACCCGCGTGAGATCGCGATCATCACCGAGCTGCGGCTGCCGCGCGCGGTGCTCGGGCTGCTCGTCGGGGCGATGCTGGCCCTGGCCGGCGGCTGCTACCAGGGCGTCTTCCGCAACCCGCTGGCCGACCCGTACCTGCTCGGCGTCGCGGCGGGGGCCGGACTCGGCGCCACCATGGCCATCGCGTACGACAACCGCGCCCTGCTCGCCCCCGCCGCCTTCCTCGGCGCGGGCGGGGCCGTGCTGGTCACCTACCTGCTCGGCATGGCCGGGGGCCGGGACCGGTCATCGGCGACGCTGATCCTGGCCGGGGTCGCCGTCTCCAGCTTCCTCGCCGCGATCCAGACGTACCTGCTCCAGCGCAACGTGGACACCATCCGCGAGGTCTACTCCTGGCTGCTCGGGCGGCTGGCCACCGACGGCTGGCAGGAGGTGCGGCTGCTGCTGCCGTACGCCCTGGTCACCGGGGTGGTCGTGCTCGCCCTGCGGCGGGAGCTGGACGTGCTCAGCGTCGGTGACGACGAGGCGGCCGGGCTGGGGCTGCATCCGCAGCGCTCGCGCCTGATCCTGCTGGCCGCGGCGTCGCTGGGCACCGCGGCGGCCGTCGCCGTGTCGGGGCTGATCGGGTTCGTCGGCATCATCGTGCCGCACGTGGTGCGGCTGCTGGCCGGTGGCTCGTACCGGTCGATCCTGCCGCTGTCGCTGCTGTTCGGCGCCGCCTTCCTGACGCTGTGCGACCTGGCCGCGCGCACCCTGATCGCCCCCGGCGAGCTGCCGATCGGCGTGGTCACCGCGTTCTTCGGTGCGCCGTTCTTCGTGCTGGTGCTGCGCACCACCCGGCGGGTGAGCCTGTAG
- a CDS encoding ABC transporter ATP-binding protein: MLVLDGVRVTLGDTEILHGVDLSVAAGEWVTVIGPNGAGKSTLLRALSGTVAHAGVVTIDGMSTAALPRRRRAQLVATVAQQPVVPPGMRVLDYVLLGRTPYIPTLGRESARDLAKVEQTLHQLDLHRFAARELATLSGGERQRVFLARALAQDAPLLLLDEPTSALDIGHQQEVLELVDRLRREHALTVLATMHDLSVAGEYADRLVLLADGRVAADGPPAQVLTEELLGRHYRARVRVIAGEYGPIVVPVRLS, translated from the coding sequence ATGCTGGTCCTGGACGGGGTGCGGGTCACCCTCGGCGACACCGAGATCCTGCACGGGGTGGACCTCAGCGTCGCCGCGGGCGAGTGGGTCACCGTGATCGGCCCGAACGGCGCGGGAAAATCCACCCTGCTGCGCGCGCTGAGCGGCACGGTCGCGCACGCGGGTGTGGTGACCATCGACGGTATGAGCACCGCCGCCCTCCCGCGCCGCCGCCGCGCCCAGCTCGTGGCCACCGTCGCGCAGCAGCCCGTGGTGCCGCCCGGCATGCGGGTGCTCGACTACGTGCTGCTCGGCCGCACGCCGTACATCCCGACGCTGGGCCGCGAGTCCGCCCGCGACCTGGCCAAGGTGGAGCAGACGCTGCACCAGCTCGACCTGCACCGGTTCGCCGCGCGCGAGCTGGCCACCCTGTCCGGCGGCGAGCGGCAGCGGGTGTTCCTGGCCCGCGCGCTGGCCCAGGACGCGCCGCTGCTGCTGCTCGACGAGCCCACCTCCGCCCTGGACATCGGGCACCAGCAGGAGGTGCTGGAACTGGTCGACCGGCTGCGCCGCGAGCACGCGCTGACCGTGCTGGCCACCATGCACGACCTGTCCGTGGCCGGGGAGTACGCCGACCGCCTGGTGCTGCTGGCCGACGGCCGCGTCGCCGCCGACGGGCCGCCCGCGCAGGTGCTCACCGAGGAGTTGCTGGGCCGCCACTACCGCGCGAGGGTGCGCGTCATCGCGGGCGAGTACGGCCCGATCGTGGTGCCGGTGCGGCTCAGCTGA
- a CDS encoding DUF4229 domain-containing protein, translated as MSAAVKYTLARLGLFLAVFAALWFVPVISLPVKLMIAIVVSAAAGWFLLRNLRDDVSAQVEGAVDRRREQKEHLRAALAGDDVPAEAEPEKSHS; from the coding sequence GTGAGTGCTGCTGTCAAGTACACCCTGGCCAGGCTCGGCCTGTTCCTGGCCGTCTTCGCGGCCCTGTGGTTCGTCCCCGTCATAAGCCTGCCCGTCAAGCTGATGATCGCCATCGTGGTGTCGGCGGCCGCGGGCTGGTTCCTGCTGCGCAACCTGCGCGACGACGTGTCCGCCCAGGTCGAGGGCGCGGTGGACCGCCGCCGGGAGCAGAAGGAGCACCTCCGCGCGGCGCTCGCGGGCGACGACGTCCCCGCCGAGGCGGAGCCGGAGAAGTCACACTCGTGA
- a CDS encoding ABC transporter substrate-binding protein produces the protein MFQHRFRRRALGALAAAGLVAALAACATTEDPAATPSPSSAAAAYPVTVGSVTLPAQPVKIVSLSPTATEMLYAVGAGGQVTAVDDQSNFPAGVPKTDLSGFQPNAEAIAAKSPDLVVLSGDANNVVAQLTALKIPVFLAPAAVTLEDSYAQLKDLGKLTGHADQAAAVAQQMKDDIAKLVKDLPQRSKPLTYYYELDPTLYSVTSKTFIGSLFTLAGLTNVADAADTKGTGYPQLTAESLVKSNPDLIFLADTKCCTQNADTVKARAGWSTITAVTKNQVVALDDDIASRWGPRIVDLIRAITTATATIPAA, from the coding sequence GTGTTCCAGCACCGTTTCCGCCGCCGCGCCCTCGGCGCGCTCGCCGCCGCCGGCCTCGTCGCCGCGCTGGCCGCCTGCGCCACCACCGAGGACCCGGCCGCCACTCCCAGCCCGTCCAGCGCCGCCGCCGCATACCCGGTGACGGTCGGTTCGGTCACCCTGCCCGCCCAGCCGGTGAAGATCGTCTCGCTGTCGCCGACCGCGACCGAGATGCTGTACGCCGTCGGCGCGGGCGGCCAGGTCACCGCCGTCGACGACCAGTCGAACTTCCCGGCCGGGGTGCCGAAGACCGACCTGTCGGGCTTCCAGCCCAACGCCGAGGCGATCGCGGCCAAGAGCCCCGACCTGGTCGTGCTCAGCGGCGACGCCAACAACGTGGTGGCCCAGCTGACCGCGCTGAAGATCCCGGTGTTCCTGGCCCCGGCCGCGGTGACGCTGGAGGACTCGTACGCCCAGCTCAAGGACCTGGGCAAGCTGACCGGCCACGCCGACCAGGCCGCCGCCGTGGCGCAGCAGATGAAGGACGACATCGCGAAGCTGGTCAAGGACCTGCCGCAGCGCAGCAAGCCGCTGACCTACTACTACGAGCTCGACCCGACGCTGTACTCGGTGACCTCGAAGACGTTCATCGGCTCCCTGTTCACGCTGGCCGGCCTCACCAACGTCGCCGACGCCGCCGACACCAAGGGCACCGGCTACCCCCAGCTCACGGCGGAATCCCTGGTCAAGTCGAACCCCGACCTGATCTTCCTCGCCGACACCAAGTGCTGCACCCAGAACGCCGACACCGTCAAGGCCCGCGCCGGCTGGTCCACCATCACCGCCGTCACCAAGAACCAGGTGGTGGCCCTCGACGACGACATCGCCTCCCGCTGGGGCCCCCGCATCGTCGACCTCATCCGCGCCATCACCACCGCCACCGCCACCATCCCCGCCGCCTAG
- the mqnE gene encoding aminofutalosine synthase MqnE — protein sequence MDVGLKRELEQKVYAGERLTREDGEALYASDDLAWLGRLAHHVRTEKNGDRVMFNVNRHLNLTNVCSASCAYCSFQRKPGEKDAYTMRVEQAVAKALEMKDEQLTELHIVNGLHPTLPWRYYPRVLKELKQALPNVKLKAFTATEVQWFEKISGLTADAILDELMEAGLESLTGGGAEIFDWEVRQHIVDHACHWEDWSRIHRLAHSKGLRTPSTMLYGHIEEPRHRVDHVLRLRELQDETGGFTVFIPLRYQHDFHDSADGKVRNRIQARTTMASPAESLKTFAVSRLMLDNFDHVKCFWVMHGLSVAQLSLNFGVDDLDGSVVEYKITHDADSYGTPNTMHRDDLLHLIWDAGFQPVERDTRYQVVREYGRPQSLAERRAEPQQVWA from the coding sequence ATGGACGTGGGTTTGAAGCGTGAGCTGGAGCAGAAGGTCTATGCCGGAGAGCGCCTGACGCGCGAGGACGGCGAGGCTCTGTACGCGAGTGACGATCTCGCCTGGCTGGGACGCCTGGCCCACCACGTTCGGACGGAGAAGAACGGCGACCGGGTGATGTTCAACGTCAACCGGCACCTGAACCTGACGAACGTCTGCTCGGCGAGCTGCGCATACTGCTCGTTCCAGCGCAAGCCGGGTGAGAAGGACGCCTACACCATGCGGGTGGAGCAGGCCGTCGCCAAGGCGCTGGAGATGAAGGACGAGCAGCTCACCGAGCTGCACATCGTCAACGGTCTGCACCCGACGCTGCCGTGGCGCTACTACCCGCGCGTGCTCAAGGAGCTCAAGCAGGCGCTGCCGAACGTCAAGCTGAAGGCGTTCACCGCGACCGAGGTGCAGTGGTTCGAGAAGATCTCCGGCCTGACCGCCGACGCGATCCTCGACGAGCTGATGGAGGCGGGCCTGGAGTCGCTGACCGGCGGCGGCGCCGAGATCTTCGACTGGGAGGTCCGGCAGCACATCGTCGACCACGCCTGCCACTGGGAGGACTGGTCGCGCATCCACCGGCTGGCGCACAGCAAGGGCCTGCGCACCCCCTCGACGATGCTGTACGGCCACATCGAGGAGCCGCGCCACCGCGTCGACCACGTGCTGCGCCTGCGCGAGCTGCAGGACGAGACCGGCGGCTTCACCGTCTTCATCCCGCTGCGCTACCAGCACGACTTCCACGACAGCGCCGACGGCAAGGTCCGCAACCGGATCCAGGCCCGCACCACGATGGCCTCGCCCGCCGAGTCGCTCAAGACGTTCGCGGTGTCGCGCCTGATGCTGGACAACTTCGACCACGTCAAGTGCTTCTGGGTCATGCACGGCCTGTCGGTGGCGCAGCTGTCGCTGAACTTCGGCGTCGACGACCTGGACGGCTCGGTGGTCGAATACAAGATCACGCACGACGCCGACTCGTACGGCACGCCGAACACCATGCACCGCGACGACCTGCTGCACCTGATCTGGGACGCCGGCTTCCAGCCGGTCGAGCGGGACACCCGCTACCAGGTCGTGCGCGAGTACGGCCGGCCGCAGAGCCTGGCCGAGCGCCGCGCCGAACCGCAGCAGGTCTGGGCCTGA